From a single Couchioplanes caeruleus genomic region:
- a CDS encoding dTMP kinase has translation MVPGLAPRPSSALRRRPRTIALVGIDGSGKTTQAHLLAEALADRGLPARYRRNAGGRRWFGRLATALGRGDGEQLLGRRAMLLVESVLRWLAILRTLLRRGFTRETAVMDRYAVCQYASIRAHAKNPRPERINRAERRARLAYRVFPRPDVTFLLDVGPEVAYDRIERRGYDHEEMSYLRAAAAAYRALPEYADFVVIDANGTPEEVQAALLAQLPSVEPRRTPVRVLVHARALVLTAATLVAAATALTLQWAEVF, from the coding sequence ATGGTCCCCGGCCTCGCCCCGCGTCCCTCGTCCGCCCTCCGCCGCCGTCCCCGCACCATCGCCCTCGTCGGCATCGACGGCTCCGGCAAGACGACCCAGGCGCACCTGCTGGCCGAGGCGCTGGCGGACCGCGGCCTGCCGGCCCGTTACCGGCGCAACGCCGGCGGCCGGCGCTGGTTCGGCCGGCTCGCGACCGCCCTCGGCCGCGGTGACGGCGAGCAACTGCTGGGGCGCCGGGCGATGCTGCTCGTCGAGTCGGTGCTGCGCTGGCTGGCGATCCTGCGCACGCTGCTGCGCCGCGGCTTCACCCGGGAGACCGCCGTCATGGATCGCTACGCGGTATGCCAGTACGCGAGCATCCGCGCCCACGCGAAGAACCCCCGGCCGGAACGCATCAACCGGGCTGAACGCCGGGCCCGTCTCGCGTACCGGGTCTTCCCGCGGCCGGACGTGACGTTCCTGCTCGACGTCGGCCCTGAGGTGGCGTACGACCGCATCGAGCGCCGTGGCTACGACCACGAGGAGATGTCGTACCTGCGAGCCGCCGCCGCGGCGTACCGGGCGCTCCCGGAGTACGCGGACTTCGTGGTGATCGACGCGAACGGCACGCCGGAGGAGGTGCAGGCTGCGTTGCTGGCCCAGCTGCCATCGGTGGAGCCCCGGCGCACGCCCGTCAGGGTGCTGGTGCACGCCCGGGCCCTGGTCCTCACGGCCGCGACGCTGGTCGCCGCGGCCACGGCGCTCACCCTGCAGTGGGCGGAGGTCTTCTAG
- the xylA gene encoding xylose isomerase, producing the protein MSVQPTRDDKFSFGLWTVGWTARDPFGDATRAALDPIEAVHKLAELGAYGITFHDDDLVPFGSDAHTRDGIIANFKKALEETGLIVPMVTQNLFTHPVFKDGGFTSNDRSVRRYALRKVLRNMDLAAELGAKTLVFWGGREGAEYDVAKDVQAALDRYREGLNLLAQYSEDKGYGLRFAIEPKPNEPRGDILLPTAGHAIAFINELERPELFGINPEVGHEQMSNLNYTQGIAQALWHGKLFHIDLNGQHGPKFDQDLVFGHGDLLSAFATVDLLENGAPGGGAGYDGPRHFDYKPSRTEDYTGVWESAKANMRMYLLLKERAQAFRADPEVQAALEEAKVLELAKPTLNEGESYQDLLNDKSAFEEYDVDAAGAQGYHFVKLHQLAIDHLLRAR; encoded by the coding sequence GTGTCGGTCCAACCCACGCGCGATGACAAGTTCTCCTTCGGCCTCTGGACCGTGGGCTGGACGGCCCGCGACCCGTTCGGCGACGCCACCCGCGCCGCCCTCGACCCCATCGAGGCGGTGCACAAGCTCGCCGAGCTGGGGGCGTACGGCATCACCTTCCACGACGACGACCTGGTGCCGTTCGGCTCCGACGCGCACACCCGCGACGGGATCATCGCCAACTTCAAGAAGGCGCTGGAGGAGACCGGCCTCATCGTGCCGATGGTGACCCAGAACCTGTTCACCCACCCGGTGTTCAAGGACGGCGGCTTCACCAGCAACGACCGCAGCGTCCGGCGCTACGCGCTGCGCAAGGTCCTGCGCAACATGGACCTCGCCGCCGAGCTGGGCGCCAAGACCCTGGTGTTCTGGGGTGGCCGCGAGGGCGCCGAGTACGACGTCGCCAAGGACGTCCAGGCCGCGCTCGACCGCTACCGCGAGGGCCTCAACCTGCTCGCGCAGTACTCCGAGGACAAGGGTTACGGCCTGCGCTTCGCCATCGAGCCCAAGCCCAACGAGCCGCGCGGCGACATCCTGCTGCCCACGGCCGGGCACGCCATCGCGTTCATCAACGAGCTCGAGCGCCCCGAGCTGTTCGGCATCAACCCCGAGGTCGGCCACGAGCAGATGTCGAACCTCAACTACACCCAGGGCATCGCCCAGGCGCTGTGGCACGGCAAGCTCTTCCACATCGACCTGAACGGCCAGCACGGTCCCAAGTTCGACCAGGACCTCGTGTTCGGCCACGGCGACCTGCTCAGCGCGTTCGCCACGGTGGACCTGCTGGAGAACGGCGCGCCCGGCGGCGGCGCCGGCTACGACGGCCCGCGGCACTTCGACTACAAGCCCTCGCGCACCGAGGACTACACGGGCGTGTGGGAGTCGGCCAAGGCCAACATGCGCATGTACCTGCTGCTCAAGGAGCGCGCGCAGGCGTTCCGTGCCGACCCCGAGGTGCAGGCGGCGCTGGAGGAGGCCAAGGTGCTGGAGCTGGCGAAGCCCACGCTGAACGAGGGCGAGAGCTACCAGGACCTGCTCAACGACAAGAGCGCCTTCGAGGAGTACGACGTCGACGCGGCGGGCGCCCAGGGCTACCACTTCGTGAAGCTGCACCAGCTGGCCATCGACCACCTGCTGCGCGCACGCTGA
- a CDS encoding glycoside hydrolase family 13 protein, whose translation MPSPTDWWRSAVIYQIYPRSFADSNGDGMGDLPGITARLAGLRDLGVDAVWLSPFYPSPQHDAGYDVADYRSVDPRFGDLGDADKMIAEAKALGLRVIVDLVPNHTSDEHAWFRAALQAAPGSPERERYVFRDGRGDDGGEPPNGWRSVFGGPAWQRVADGQWYLHLFDVSQPDLNWGNPEVRAEFEDILRFWLDRGVDGFRVDVAHGLIKEATLSDYEYAGEILGGMAPEGAPPPPMWDQDGVHEVYREWRAVLDAYEGDRILVAEAWVQPADRLARYVRPDEMHQAFNFEYLDTPWIAERLRKVIDSTTAANAAVGAPTTWVLSNHDVVRHATRLGYPVGERRRPGIGAGDPQPDAPLGLRRARAASLQMLGLPGSAYLYQGEELGLPEHTTMPDDYRQDPAWERSGHAERGRDGCRVPIPWEADAPSYGFGPTDASWLPQPSSWAEYALDRQRDVPGSTYELYRSALRLRREHRLGDGSLEWVETAPDVLAFRNGGVLVVTNFGESPAGLPAGAEVLLTSEPLTDDGRVPQDVTVWARG comes from the coding sequence ATGCCATCCCCCACTGACTGGTGGCGCAGCGCCGTCATCTACCAGATCTATCCGCGCTCCTTCGCCGACAGCAACGGCGACGGCATGGGCGACCTGCCCGGCATCACCGCGCGGCTGGCCGGCCTGCGTGACCTCGGCGTGGACGCCGTGTGGCTGTCCCCGTTCTACCCCTCGCCGCAGCACGACGCGGGCTACGACGTGGCCGACTACCGCTCGGTGGACCCGCGCTTCGGCGACCTCGGCGACGCCGACAAGATGATCGCCGAGGCGAAGGCGCTCGGCCTGCGGGTCATCGTCGACCTCGTGCCGAACCACACGTCGGACGAGCACGCCTGGTTCCGGGCGGCCCTGCAGGCGGCGCCGGGCAGCCCCGAGCGGGAGCGCTACGTCTTCCGCGACGGCCGCGGCGACGACGGCGGCGAGCCGCCGAACGGCTGGCGGAGCGTGTTCGGCGGCCCGGCGTGGCAGCGGGTGGCCGACGGGCAGTGGTACCTGCACCTGTTCGACGTCTCCCAGCCCGACCTCAACTGGGGCAACCCGGAGGTCCGCGCGGAGTTCGAGGACATCCTGCGGTTCTGGCTCGACCGCGGCGTCGACGGCTTCCGGGTCGACGTGGCGCACGGTCTCATCAAGGAGGCCACCCTCAGCGACTACGAGTACGCCGGGGAGATCCTCGGCGGCATGGCACCGGAGGGAGCCCCGCCGCCGCCGATGTGGGACCAGGACGGCGTGCACGAGGTCTACCGGGAGTGGCGGGCGGTGCTGGACGCGTACGAGGGTGACCGGATCCTCGTCGCGGAGGCGTGGGTGCAGCCGGCCGACCGGCTCGCCCGGTACGTGCGCCCGGACGAGATGCACCAGGCGTTCAACTTCGAGTATCTCGACACGCCCTGGATCGCGGAGCGGCTGCGGAAAGTCATCGACAGCACGACCGCCGCGAACGCCGCCGTCGGGGCCCCGACCACCTGGGTGCTGTCCAATCACGACGTCGTGCGCCACGCCACCCGGCTCGGCTACCCGGTCGGCGAGCGTCGCCGGCCCGGCATCGGCGCCGGGGACCCGCAGCCGGACGCGCCGCTGGGACTGCGCCGGGCGCGGGCCGCCTCCCTGCAGATGCTCGGGCTGCCGGGGTCGGCGTACCTGTATCAGGGCGAGGAGCTGGGGCTCCCCGAGCACACGACGATGCCGGACGACTATCGGCAGGACCCGGCGTGGGAGCGCTCCGGGCACGCCGAGCGCGGCCGGGACGGCTGCCGGGTGCCGATCCCGTGGGAGGCGGACGCGCCCTCGTACGGCTTCGGCCCGACCGACGCCAGCTGGCTGCCGCAGCCCTCGTCCTGGGCGGAGTACGCGCTCGACCGCCAGCGGGACGTGCCGGGCTCGACGTACGAGCTGTACCGCTCGGCGCTGCGCCTGCGCCGCGAGCACCGCCTCGGCGACGGCTCGCTCGAGTGGGTGGAGACCGCCCCCGACGTGCTGGCGTTCCGCAACGGCGGCGTGCTCGTCGTGACGAACTTCGGCGAGTCACCGGCCGGGCTGCCGGCCGGCGCCGAGGTGCTGCTGACCAGCGAGCCGCTGACCGACGACGGCCGGGTGCCGCAGGACGTCACGGTCTGGGCACGCGGGTAG
- a CDS encoding MFS transporter, which produces MSKGGPAHRAYSVVVFVVLASLDNVAIGLVPPLYGSIGADLGVGEGHIALATTVMFLFSAVAAVGFAYAGDRTDRKPILLLGTVIWVAGTAWSGLAGSYPSFLLSQVLASIGLGGVASVSFAVVSDLISPRRRGLAMSFWGLSQGVGTLAGTMVGGLLGSADWRRPFLVVSAAGVVAGIAYLLTYDVPRGDSEPELAQVEYDERIHHDDLPKILARRTNVWLILQGFSAQVAFGSLVWLPVLFRARAEAQGYSPSTAIVVGSVFATLFQAGGALSILGGLAGDKLQRRTPRGRAMVAAVGVLAAVPFYVVLYFVPFHIDVPDGGGTGSIIRAILADVVTEPSVGLSLATAIFALALTSANSPNWYALIADVNPPEHRGTVYSLGNLVNGVGRAGGNALVGVAFRGLSGAFPPPLNYAVGLAAFQFFFIPTGVMYWLASRTVARDMADTHAALATYADHEQAATRVPRP; this is translated from the coding sequence GTGAGCAAGGGCGGTCCGGCGCACCGCGCCTACAGCGTGGTCGTCTTCGTCGTCCTCGCCTCGCTCGACAACGTCGCGATCGGCCTCGTCCCGCCCCTGTACGGCAGCATCGGCGCCGACCTGGGCGTGGGCGAGGGCCACATCGCCCTGGCCACCACGGTGATGTTCCTGTTCAGCGCGGTGGCGGCGGTCGGGTTCGCGTACGCGGGCGACCGCACCGACCGCAAGCCGATCCTCCTGCTCGGCACCGTGATCTGGGTGGCCGGCACGGCCTGGTCCGGCCTGGCCGGCAGCTACCCGTCGTTCCTGCTGTCGCAGGTGCTCGCGTCGATCGGCCTGGGCGGGGTCGCCAGCGTCAGCTTCGCCGTGGTCAGCGACCTGATCTCGCCGCGGCGGCGGGGCCTGGCGATGAGCTTCTGGGGCCTCTCCCAGGGCGTCGGCACGCTGGCCGGCACGATGGTCGGCGGCCTGCTCGGCTCCGCCGACTGGCGGCGCCCGTTCCTGGTGGTCTCCGCCGCGGGCGTGGTCGCGGGCATCGCCTACCTGCTCACGTACGACGTCCCGCGCGGCGACAGCGAGCCCGAGCTGGCCCAGGTCGAGTACGACGAGCGCATCCACCACGACGACCTGCCGAAGATCCTCGCCCGCCGTACGAACGTCTGGCTGATCCTGCAGGGCTTCTCGGCGCAGGTGGCGTTCGGCTCGCTGGTGTGGCTGCCGGTGCTGTTCCGGGCGCGGGCGGAGGCCCAGGGCTATTCCCCGTCGACGGCGATCGTGGTCGGCAGCGTCTTCGCCACGCTGTTCCAGGCCGGCGGCGCCCTGTCGATCCTGGGCGGCCTGGCCGGTGACAAGCTGCAGCGGCGGACGCCCCGCGGCCGGGCCATGGTGGCGGCGGTCGGCGTGCTCGCGGCCGTACCGTTCTACGTGGTGCTGTATTTCGTGCCGTTCCACATCGACGTGCCGGACGGCGGCGGCACCGGCTCGATCATCCGGGCGATCCTCGCCGACGTGGTGACCGAGCCGTCGGTGGGCCTGAGCCTCGCCACGGCGATCTTCGCGCTGGCGCTGACCTCGGCGAACTCACCGAACTGGTACGCCCTCATCGCCGACGTCAACCCGCCGGAGCACCGCGGCACCGTCTACAGCCTCGGTAATCTCGTCAACGGCGTGGGCCGGGCGGGCGGTAACGCGCTCGTCGGGGTCGCGTTCCGCGGCCTGTCCGGCGCGTTCCCGCCGCCGCTGAACTACGCGGTGGGGCTGGCCGCCTTCCAGTTCTTCTTCATCCCGACCGGCGTCATGTACTGGCTGGCCAGCAGGACGGTGGCCAGGGACATGGCGGACACCCATGCGGCCCTGGCCACCTACGCCGACCACGAGCAGGCGGCTACCCGCGTGCCCAGACCGTGA
- a CDS encoding GPGG-motif small membrane protein encodes MAFLLWILAVVLVVAGILALFRRQILWGVVLIVVGLLVGPGGVSIFTN; translated from the coding sequence ATGGCTTTCTTGCTCTGGATTCTCGCAGTCGTACTGGTGGTCGCCGGCATCCTTGCGCTGTTCCGGCGGCAGATCCTCTGGGGCGTCGTGCTGATCGTCGTCGGCCTCCTCGTGGGCCCCGGCGGTGTCAGCATCTTCACCAATTAA
- a CDS encoding metallophosphoesterase family protein — protein sequence MIRIAAVGDVHVDKDVLGRYRPALEQLPDVADVLLIAGDLTRHGTVDEAKCMAQEFGGLAVPVVVVLGNHDHQSDQELQVMDVLRDAGMTVLEGEGTVLDLNGHRLGVAGAKGFGGGFAGACASSFGEREMKNFVGTTEAIADKLGAALRGLECDALVALTHYAPVPETLTGEPLEIYPFLGSYLLGQAIDSAPTALALHGHAHHGSERGRTPGGVPVRNVAHPVIKQAYNVYQLLSEETGAGLVHA from the coding sequence ATGATCCGGATCGCCGCCGTGGGCGACGTCCACGTGGACAAGGATGTGCTGGGCCGCTACCGGCCCGCGCTGGAACAGCTGCCGGACGTCGCCGACGTGCTGCTGATCGCCGGCGACCTCACCCGCCACGGCACGGTCGACGAGGCCAAGTGCATGGCGCAGGAGTTCGGCGGGCTGGCCGTGCCGGTGGTCGTCGTGCTCGGCAACCACGACCATCAGAGCGACCAGGAACTGCAGGTCATGGACGTGCTGCGGGACGCCGGGATGACGGTGCTCGAGGGTGAGGGAACGGTCCTCGACCTCAACGGGCACCGGCTCGGGGTCGCCGGCGCCAAGGGCTTCGGCGGCGGGTTCGCCGGGGCCTGCGCGAGCTCCTTCGGCGAACGCGAGATGAAGAACTTCGTGGGCACCACCGAGGCGATCGCGGACAAGCTCGGTGCGGCGCTGCGCGGGCTGGAGTGCGACGCGCTGGTGGCGCTCACGCACTACGCGCCCGTACCGGAGACGCTGACCGGGGAGCCGCTGGAGATCTATCCGTTCCTGGGGTCGTACCTGCTGGGGCAGGCGATCGACTCGGCGCCCACCGCGCTGGCCCTGCACGGGCACGCGCACCACGGTTCCGAGCGGGGGCGGACGCCCGGCGGCGTGCCGGTGCGCAACGTCGCGCACCCCGTCATCAAGCAGGCGTACAACGTGTACCAACTGCTGTCCGAGGAGACCGGAGCCGGGCTGGTCCACGCCTGA
- the xylB gene encoding xylulokinase — translation MTLVAGIDSSTQSCKVVIRDAETGKLVRQGRASHPDGTEVHPDAWWSALQEAIEEAGGLDDVAAASVAGQQHGMVVLDENGEVVRPALLWNDTRSAGAAADLIEDLGGGDAGRRAWVDAVGIVPVASFTLTKLRWLARTEPENAARVAAVCLPHDWLTWKLSGARGLDTLRTDRSDASGTLYWSAATNAYRHDLLELGFGRRILVPEVLGPTGIAGHLPDGAPLGPGAGDNAAAGLGAGALPGDVVVSIGTSGTVFVSSDVAPDDPSGTVAGFADTTGRFLPIVVTLNAARVLDAATKLLGVDHAELSRLALSAPAGADGLVLIPYLEGERTPNRPNATGAIHGLTLRTSDPAHLARAAVEGMLCALADGLEALIQQGATANRIVLVGGGARSEAVRRIAPALFGLPVLVPPPGEYVADGAARQAAWVLAGGDLPPTWSAETPEVYEDDSVPLIREQYAAARDRVVDRTAR, via the coding sequence ATGACTCTGGTAGCCGGGATCGACAGCTCCACGCAGTCCTGCAAGGTCGTCATCCGCGATGCGGAGACGGGCAAGCTGGTCCGGCAGGGCCGGGCGAGCCATCCCGACGGCACGGAGGTGCATCCCGACGCCTGGTGGTCGGCGCTGCAGGAGGCCATCGAGGAGGCCGGCGGGCTCGACGACGTCGCCGCCGCCTCGGTGGCCGGCCAGCAGCACGGCATGGTCGTGCTCGACGAGAACGGTGAGGTGGTCCGCCCGGCGCTGCTGTGGAACGACACGCGCAGCGCCGGCGCGGCCGCCGACCTCATCGAGGACCTCGGCGGCGGCGACGCCGGCCGGCGGGCCTGGGTGGACGCGGTCGGGATCGTGCCGGTCGCCAGCTTCACGCTCACCAAGCTGCGCTGGCTCGCCCGTACCGAGCCGGAGAACGCGGCCCGCGTGGCCGCGGTGTGCCTGCCGCACGACTGGCTGACCTGGAAGCTGTCGGGCGCCCGCGGCCTCGACACGCTCCGGACCGACCGCAGTGACGCCAGCGGCACGCTCTACTGGTCCGCGGCGACCAACGCTTATCGGCACGACCTGCTCGAGCTCGGCTTCGGCCGGCGCATCCTCGTCCCCGAGGTGCTCGGTCCCACCGGCATCGCGGGACACCTGCCTGACGGCGCCCCGCTCGGGCCGGGCGCCGGGGACAACGCGGCCGCGGGGCTCGGCGCCGGCGCGCTGCCGGGAGACGTGGTGGTCTCCATCGGTACGTCGGGCACGGTGTTCGTCTCCTCCGACGTCGCGCCGGACGACCCGAGCGGGACGGTCGCCGGGTTCGCCGACACCACGGGGCGTTTCCTGCCCATCGTGGTGACCCTCAACGCCGCCCGGGTCCTCGACGCCGCCACCAAGCTGCTCGGTGTCGACCACGCCGAGCTGTCCCGGCTCGCGCTGTCCGCGCCCGCGGGGGCCGACGGGCTCGTGCTCATCCCGTACCTGGAGGGGGAGCGCACCCCGAACCGGCCGAACGCGACCGGGGCGATCCACGGCCTGACGCTCCGCACGTCCGACCCGGCGCACCTGGCCCGCGCGGCGGTCGAGGGCATGCTGTGCGCCCTGGCCGACGGGCTGGAAGCGCTGATCCAGCAGGGCGCCACGGCCAACCGCATCGTGCTCGTCGGCGGTGGCGCCCGCAGCGAGGCCGTCCGGCGCATCGCACCGGCCCTGTTCGGGCTGCCGGTCCTGGTCCCGCCGCCCGGCGAGTACGTCGCCGACGGTGCCGCCCGGCAGGCCGCGTGGGTCCTCGCCGGCGGCGATCTCCCGCCGACGTGGTCCGCCGAGACCCCCGAGGTGTACGAGGACGACAGCGTGCCGCTGATCCGCGAGCAGTACGCTGCCGCCCGTGACAGGGTCGTCGACCGCACCGCCCGCTAA
- a CDS encoding HD domain-containing protein, translating to MAPRMLLSMPLHAITEVYGEAGLRDRFGLELQALPPADRHRLEEALELASRLHADDRRVREPYLNHLLRVAIRILRYYGIRDVDVLTAALLHDAVEDHPAELAGLPAGLGHRELTDAAIAELARRFNPRVAELVRSVTNPEYDPERDRHEQYRAHVADSLDRDPWARVIKVSDFTDNGVGVIHTTYDKARSSAIKYRPLVPKLRELIGRPDTPLSVAAKDHILDQLDLAEERFAAILDG from the coding sequence ATGGCGCCAAGGATGCTGCTGTCGATGCCGTTGCACGCGATCACCGAGGTGTACGGCGAGGCGGGCCTGCGGGACAGGTTCGGGTTGGAACTGCAGGCCCTCCCGCCCGCCGACCGGCACCGGCTGGAGGAGGCGCTGGAGCTCGCGTCCCGGCTGCACGCCGATGACCGGCGGGTACGCGAGCCGTACCTGAACCATCTGTTGCGGGTGGCGATCCGGATCCTGCGCTACTACGGGATCCGGGACGTCGACGTGCTGACCGCAGCCCTGCTGCACGACGCGGTCGAGGACCATCCCGCCGAACTGGCCGGGCTCCCCGCGGGGCTGGGCCACCGGGAGCTGACCGACGCGGCGATCGCCGAGCTGGCCCGGCGGTTCAACCCGCGGGTGGCCGAGCTGGTCCGCTCGGTCACCAACCCCGAGTACGACCCGGAGCGCGACCGGCACGAGCAGTACCGGGCCCACGTCGCCGACAGCCTCGACCGGGATCCGTGGGCCCGGGTGATCAAGGTGAGCGACTTCACCGACAACGGCGTGGGCGTCATCCACACCACGTACGACAAGGCGCGCAGCTCGGCGATCAAGTACCGGCCGCTGGTGCCGAAGCTGCGCGAGCTGATCGGGCGCCCGGACACCCCGCTGTCGGTCGCCGCCAAGGACCACATCCTCGATCAGCTCGACCTCGCGGAGGAGCGCTTCGCCGCGATCCTCGACGGATAG
- a CDS encoding nucleotidyltransferase, producing MPYRVDEGLVNTLKRVAAVLKQAEIPFALGGSFAVYAHGGHSSDHDVDFLIREQDKERALAELSAVGFEVEQPPEDWLVKVFDEGRMVDLIYRPVESPVTDETLRDTVMRPVEAINMPVLSATQLMIHKLLSYTQHYCDFATGLPVARSLREQIDWDRVRKETARSPYAEAFLMLLDRLEVVPEPGAHLTVGG from the coding sequence ATGCCGTACCGGGTGGACGAGGGCCTGGTCAACACGCTCAAGCGGGTGGCCGCCGTGCTGAAGCAGGCCGAGATCCCCTTCGCGCTCGGCGGCAGCTTCGCGGTGTACGCCCACGGCGGCCACTCCAGCGACCACGACGTGGACTTCCTGATCCGCGAGCAGGACAAGGAGCGGGCCCTGGCCGAGCTGTCGGCGGTCGGTTTCGAGGTCGAGCAGCCGCCGGAGGACTGGCTGGTCAAGGTCTTCGACGAGGGGCGGATGGTGGACCTCATCTACCGCCCGGTCGAGTCGCCGGTGACCGACGAGACGCTGCGGGACACCGTGATGCGCCCCGTCGAGGCGATCAACATGCCGGTGCTCTCGGCCACCCAGTTGATGATCCACAAATTGCTCAGCTACACCCAGCACTACTGCGACTTCGCCACCGGCCTGCCGGTCGCCCGTTCCCTGCGCGAGCAGATCGACTGGGACCGGGTCCGCAAGGAGACCGCGCGGTCGCCGTACGCCGAGGCGTTCCTGATGCTGCTGGACCGCCTCGAGGTGGTCCCGGAGCCGGGTGCGCACCTGACCGTGGGGGGATGA
- a CDS encoding MHYT domain-containing protein, whose amino-acid sequence MAEVHHFTYGAFNPVAAYLVAVLGSFLGLLSTGRARAARTRGRRNRWLIIGAFSIGGAAIWLMHFTAMLGFEVPQSPVRYSPAMTMISLGLAVVAVGAGLIAVGHGRRSLPRVIVAGVLTGAGVLAMHYTGMAGMHLSGTIHYSLPLVIASGLIAVVASTAALWFTVSVRGLLPMLGAAAIMGVAVCGMHYTGMAAMSVELSDPVRTGITGLRPLLMIVPLTLLSAATILGVALSALQAMTEEEFTDGAGIRKRGVHADNHTPWSLKQASLSAARRTPGARPSPRPVPPRPVVTDEPLIDARS is encoded by the coding sequence GTGGCCGAGGTCCATCACTTCACCTACGGTGCGTTCAATCCCGTCGCCGCCTACCTGGTCGCCGTCCTCGGCTCCTTCCTCGGCCTGCTCTCCACCGGACGGGCCCGGGCCGCCCGGACCCGCGGGCGCCGCAACCGCTGGCTCATCATCGGCGCGTTCTCGATCGGCGGCGCGGCGATCTGGCTCATGCACTTCACCGCGATGCTCGGCTTCGAGGTCCCGCAGAGCCCGGTCCGGTACAGCCCCGCCATGACCATGATCAGTCTCGGACTGGCGGTGGTCGCGGTGGGCGCCGGACTGATCGCCGTCGGGCACGGTCGCCGCAGCCTGCCCCGGGTGATCGTGGCCGGCGTGCTGACCGGCGCCGGCGTGCTGGCGATGCACTACACCGGCATGGCCGGCATGCATCTCTCCGGCACCATCCACTACAGCCTTCCGCTGGTCATCGCCTCCGGGCTGATCGCCGTCGTGGCGTCGACCGCGGCGCTGTGGTTCACCGTGTCGGTCCGCGGCCTGCTGCCCATGCTGGGCGCCGCGGCCATCATGGGTGTCGCCGTCTGCGGCATGCACTACACCGGCATGGCGGCGATGAGCGTGGAGCTCAGCGATCCGGTCCGCACCGGGATCACCGGCCTGCGGCCGCTGCTGATGATCGTGCCGCTGACGCTGCTGAGCGCCGCGACCATCCTCGGTGTCGCGCTGAGCGCGCTGCAGGCGATGACCGAGGAGGAGTTCACCGACGGCGCCGGCATCCGGAAGCGGGGCGTGCACGCCGACAACCACACCCCGTGGTCGCTCAAGCAGGCGTCGCTGTCGGCGGCCCGGCGCACGCCCGGCGCCCGGCCGTCGCCGCGGCCCGTACCGCCCCGGCCGGTGGTCACGGATGAGCCACTGATCGACGCCCGTTCCTGA
- a CDS encoding ROK family transcriptional regulator, which translates to MTSSSAPVRQASVRAHNLALVLQTVANRADPISRAAVAAATGLTRATVSALVDDLIAGSLLIEVGPAPRNGAGRPAAGLRTAPDGPAGLGLEINVDYRAACVVDLTGAVRHRLVEPGDQRPVDTATALAGLARLARRARDLAEADGLTLAGAALAVPGLVAADGVVRVAPNLGWQDVTVGDLVGGLPVTVDNEANLAALSELGTGGLPPSFVYISGEIGIGAGIVLDGTLFRGVRGWSGEIGHIAIDPDGPACRCGARGCLEQYAGQEAMLRAAGVTTVAELAGADLTRAGRALGTAIAAVVNLLDVDTVVLGGIYAPLLPRLRDGIAAEIDRRVLTADWSPVTLRAAALGPDAAMRGAAGAVIRAVLDDPAAWLARS; encoded by the coding sequence ATGACTTCCTCCAGCGCCCCGGTGCGGCAAGCGAGCGTCCGGGCCCATAATCTCGCGCTGGTCCTGCAAACTGTGGCGAACAGGGCAGATCCGATATCCCGGGCGGCCGTCGCGGCGGCCACCGGGCTCACCCGCGCCACGGTGTCCGCGCTGGTCGACGACCTGATCGCCGGATCGCTGCTCATCGAGGTCGGCCCGGCGCCGCGCAACGGGGCCGGCCGGCCGGCGGCCGGGCTGCGTACCGCCCCGGACGGCCCGGCCGGGCTGGGGCTGGAGATCAACGTCGACTACCGCGCGGCGTGCGTCGTGGACCTCACCGGCGCCGTGCGGCACCGCCTCGTCGAACCGGGCGACCAGCGTCCCGTCGACACCGCCACCGCGCTCGCCGGGCTGGCCCGGCTGGCCCGCCGCGCCCGCGACCTCGCCGAGGCGGACGGGCTCACCCTCGCCGGCGCCGCGCTCGCGGTCCCCGGGCTCGTCGCGGCCGACGGCGTCGTCCGGGTCGCGCCCAACCTCGGCTGGCAGGACGTCACCGTCGGCGACCTCGTCGGCGGCCTGCCCGTCACCGTCGACAACGAGGCCAACCTGGCCGCCCTCAGCGAGCTGGGTACCGGCGGCCTGCCACCGAGCTTCGTCTACATCTCCGGTGAGATCGGCATCGGCGCCGGGATCGTCCTCGACGGCACGCTGTTCCGGGGCGTGCGCGGGTGGAGCGGCGAGATCGGGCACATCGCGATCGACCCCGACGGGCCCGCCTGCCGGTGCGGCGCGCGCGGCTGCCTCGAGCAGTACGCCGGTCAGGAGGCGATGCTGCGCGCCGCCGGAGTGACCACGGTGGCCGAGCTGGCCGGAGCGGACCTGACCCGCGCCGGGCGAGCCCTCGGCACGGCGATCGCCGCCGTCGTGAACCTGCTCGACGTCGACACGGTCGTCCTCGGCGGCATCTACGCGCCGCTGCTCCCCCGGCTGCGCGACGGGATCGCCGCGGAGATCGACCGACGGGTGCTCACCGCCGACTGGTCACCGGTGACGCTGCGGGCGGCCGCGCTCGGCCCTGACGCGGCGATGCGAGGAGCGGCGGGAGCGGTGATCCGCGCGGTGCTCGACGACCCCGCCGCCTGGCTGGCACGGTCCTAG